CGAGTTTTTGGACGGTTTTACCTGTAGCCGGCACCATGCTGCTTATCTGGTCGGCAGGCAAAAGAGACATCGTGTCTTCCCTGTTAGCGTCCAAACCTTTAGTGGCCATCGGTGTTATCTCCTATTCTCTCTACCTCTGGCATCAACCGGTCCTCGCATTTGCACGAATTCACACTCCAACCATGTTGTCATTTTCCGACAAGGTCGGTTTGATATTGATGGTCTTTCTTCTGGCTATTACCACATGGTGGCTCATTGAAACTCCATTTAGAAACCGCTTGCTTATTAAGACACGCACTCTTTGGGGCAGCATTGTCGCCTGCACCGCTATTCTGTTTGGATTCGGATGGTATGGATTCCAAAGCGGTGGAATCCCTGAACGGTTTCCGGAAAACATGCAGAAGTTGGTTCGTCCTCAGCACACTTCCTGGGGAACCCTTGCCCAAGACGGCGAACCCTGCCTTGGACGGTCCGTGGCTTCTGCCTGCCAATTTATCAACAATCCTCAGCACACCACCTGGATGCTCGTCGGTGACTCCCATCTCGAGGCACTTGGCCCCACCATGCTGGAATCAGTAACGTTGAGACACGAAAACCTCATTGACCTAACCATGGAAGGGGCCTGCCATTATGGCCGGGGAATCAAAGTCATGGCTGAGGGAAGCGATCGCCAATGTTCGTTTGCCTATAACGGCCAACGAAGCGATTTTTTGCTTCAACACCCACCGGCCATACTGATTATTGGCGGTCGCTTACCCTTAATTCTTCGTGGAGAAGCCTTCGACAATACAGAAGGCGGCGTTGAACCCTACGGTAATCGACGGATTCACTTAGAGAATGGATTGAACAATGATTTCCCGCATATCAAGCAGGTACTTGTCCAGAACCTGAATGACCTTATTCAGCATGGACACAAAATTATTTTGTTGTACCCCATTCCCGAAGTGGGCTGGGATGTTCCAACAACGGTCTACAAAAAAGTCCAGCTCTCACCTACTGCCCAGAAACTGGCTACTTTTTTTCAATCCGGTGGAGTTTCGACTTCCTATGCCGTCTTTCAACGACGGACACAAGAGGCCTATTCGATCTACGATGCCCTGGGAGAACACCCCAATGTTCTTCGCGTGTATCCTGAAAAACTTTTCTGTAATACCAAAGCATTAGGACGATGTCTCACCCATGATGAAATGGAAGTCTTCTATGCCGATGATGATCATCCATCCAAAACAGGGGCAAAAATGATCGTTGATGAACTGATGAAGGCAGCGAAGGAAAAATGGCATGAATCAATTTAGAAAATTCTTCCGGGTTCCCGGAACGTTGAAAAGAATTCCCCCTCAAAGAGTGTCCCGTATTCAAGACCTATCCAATACTCGGTCCGGCAACCCGAAAATGGCCGAACGATTCTGGAGATAACCAGGTGCCTGAAAAAGATGAGTGGGAGGGCGTATCCTACACCTCAACACCAAACTGGTTCCAGGCTGAGCGGTCGTAAGCTATGGCTTAGCCTCCTGATGAGATCAGCCTCACCCTTGTCTTTAGCCATGCCCTGAAAGTTCTTGGATAATCGCATCATGCAATTTGGGACGAAAGGTTTTGATGGCTTGATTGTCCCGAGTTGGGTGGACTCGATTAGAAAGAAAAATAACCTCCAATTCACGAGTCGGGTCTATCCAGATACTCGTGCCGGTAAATCCCAGGTGCCCGAATGATTCCGGCGAAAACCACTGGCCGGAGGAGGAGGGTCGGGAAGGCGTATCCCAGCCTAAGGCCCAACTGGTTCCAGGCTGTGCCGCCACAAACTGTTTGACCAGGTGAGAATCAAATACACCGGAGTTTCCTTTATAACTTTTCAGCCAGGCTTGGGTGACCTGCCCTACGGCCTCGGCTGTTCCAAAGAGTCCTGCGTGCCCGGCAATGCCTCCCAGCGCAAATGCATTTTCATCATGCACCTCACCCTGCAAAAGACGCCCACGCCATGGGTCCGGTTCAGTGGGTGCGCACCCGCCAATCGATGAATCCAATGTGGGAGGCACATTCGGCCCTCGATAGCCGAGTGGGCTCGCATGTAGGGGCCCATAGATCCGACTCCGACAAAAATCGTCCAATGATTGATTGGTAATCCGTTCCACGATAAACCCGAGCACCATATAGCCCAAATCACTGTAGAGGCTTTTGGGGGGTGCCGCCGATTCTATCGGTTCCTTGAGGATTAACTCCAGAAAGGCTTTGGCTCGTTCCTGACGGGATGGGACATCTGAGGGGAGAGCAGGAGGGAAAGACCGGTAAAACGGACGCCAGGCTGGAAGGCCGCTTTGATGAGAGAGCACGTCCTTAAGACGCACCCGGCCTAATGGAAAATTTTTCGTTTCAGGGAGCCACGTGTCGATGGACGTTGCTAGATCCAGATGTCCATCCTGCGCCAGGAGCAGGATAGCTGATGCGGTTGCCAGAGGCTTGGTGAGGGAAGCGAGATCGTAGATGGTCTGAAGTTGGACAGGATAGGCATCCGGAAGTCCCGAGGTAAGACCCACAGCATAATGCATTCGAATATAGCCCTGGTGCCGAACGAACAAAACCGCACCCGGAAACACCTGCGAGTGAATTCCTTCAAGGAGGAGACGCACTATGGGATCGGTCTGATCCACAATGTACTGAGGGGGTGGAAACGTCTAGCCTGCTTCCCGATGGGAGGCACGCTCTGCACTCATTTCCGGCTCACCTTCCCCTTCAAACGCGTCGTCTGGTCGCTCTTCAATTTCTACTAACCGATGGAAGGAACTCAGCGTCAACCGTAAGCGATCCAATACCAGCGCCCGCTGTTGCTTGAGTGTCGAGATCATTCGACGCATTTCGGCCAGTTCGGCCCGACTTTGCGCCAGTATTTCTTCGGCTTTCAACTCCGCTTCTTTCACCAAAAGATCCGCATCCCGTTGGGCCCCATGCTTGAGTTGGTCCACAAAGGATTGGGTTGAAATAAGTGTACTGGTCAGCGTGGTTTCCGCTCGTTTGAGTTGCCCCACTTCATCATCTTTCCCCGACAATTTCTCTTTGAGCACCAGGTTGTCCTTGGTCAGTTCCTCCACCGACTCGGCGATTTCTTCCAAAAATTGGTCCACCTGCGTCTTGTGATAGCCTCGCCATTGGGTATCAAAGACTTTATGCTGAATGTCCAACGGTGTAATTTTCATGACGACTCCTTTCCCCTCACCGGCTAGTGCATTCTGATTGCAAGATCCTTCAAAGATGCTACCACGGCAATCTGGAAAAACATAATAATAAGGATAGCAATGATCGGAGATAAATCAATTCCCAATCCTAGCATGCCAACCCGACGCCGGATTTGAGAAAGGACCGGCTCCGTTACTCTTTCTAAAAACTGAACAATAGGATTCCAGGGATCAGGGTTCACCCAGGATATCAAGGCCCGAATAATGATAACCCACATATAGATCCATAAAATCGTATCCAGGATGGTCGCAATCGCCTGTAGAACGTTACCCGCAATAAACATGATCCTCCTTTACAGATAAGAGTGCTGAAAAAGCATGCCCTGAGTCTGGCTGCAGGGACCGCCAGCGACGTTCCCTGACTTCGCCGGCGCGACTTTCGCGCAGGCAGGTCGTCACTTGGCCGTGCTCACGTACTCCCTTATACACTCCACCCGCCCAAGTGGCGGCGGCTTTGCTGGACGTGCCTTTGTTGAACACTCTTTTTTAGTATAGCTCCCGTTTACCCACATGCCGACAAACTGAAATCTTTTTCAAATATTCAACAGCCTTATCGACATCGGCCGATTCATTCCAGGGTGCCGGGACTGACGGCTTTCCCTCGACTTCCAAAAATAGCCGTTCCGATCCGAACCATCGTCGCCCCTTCTTCTATCGCGATCTCGTAGTCATGAGACATGCCCATGGACAATTCGGTCATCCGTACACGACGCCATGTCTGTCGAGCCAGCCCATCTCGCAATCGACAAACTTGCGTAAAATAGGGACGAACGTCTTCAGGATTTTCCTTCCACGGCGGAAGCGTCATGAGCCCCTGGATCTCGAGGTGAGGGAGCCGGTCGAGTTGCTCTATCCCGGCTTCCACCTCCTGTGAGATGAATCCTCCCTTGCTGGCTTCCCCCCCGACATTCACTTCGAGTAACACGGCTTGTTGAATCCCAAGTTTCCCGGCCAAAGCATTAATGCTCTCGGCCTGCTCCAGACTTTCCACAGAATGCAGCATCGAAAAATTCCCGACAAGGTCCTTGAGTTTCCGACGTTGCATCCGACCAATGAAGTGCCAGACTAAGTCTTCTCGTGGCCCCAGAATCTGACGCTTCTCCTGAGCCTCCTGAAGCCGGTTTTCTCCAAATATTTGCACGCCCGCTCTATAGGCTTCTTCTAAATCGACAGCGGGGACGGTTTTGGTCGCCGCCACCAACCGAATACCGGAAGGATCCCGCCCGACACGAATGGCAGCCTGCCGGATGTTCTCCTGGATGATTTGAATCCTATGGGTAATGGAGTTGGAAACGTCGCCATCCTTCAACAAGAACACCGAAAATTTTTCATTTGACTTCTATTGTAATCGGGATTGCCGCTTGAGTCACGGGCAGGGAGTAAACACATCAAACCGAATATAGGGCTCATCGCTCTTTCCTGTGCGTCCCTGAAAGGTTCGTCCCCATAATCCGACGCCTGCCGTCCGGCTCAAAGAGTGGTCGTTCTCATTCCCTGTCGGGCCTTGTCTAAGCGGAACAAATGACCCCGCCCTACAGGGGAGCATCCATCTCCTCTTATGGAGCCGGACGGAGCACTGGCTATGGAACATTGTGCTCCACACAAAGGTTGCGTCTCCTTAGGGACGCGCCATGCAATTCCTCGCCTCCGGTTGGGAAACTGCAATACCCTCTTCTCCCAGCACTTTTTCTTGGAAAAACCCCAAGATGGGGCGAATCGCTCAGGATGGGTCAGCAATGCGTCCCTACATCGCATAAAACCTTGCCACTCCCGGCAGGCGAAATCAATCTTTAGGCAGCAGGCAGGATAATTCCACTATACATAGTCCCATTCACCTGCCCCTCCCGCCTGTAGGAATAAAAGAGATCGTCCCGACAACGGGTGCAATGGTCCACCCGTCCAATCTGAGAGTCAGGAACGCCACCGGCGCGGATCTGGTGATAGATCAGTTGTTTAAGGTCTAAGACCCCTTTCCCTTCGTGGGTTTCTTGAAGCACCCCGGGCCATGCTGGGTACTTGCTTCGCAACGGGTTGATGACCTGTTCATCGACTTCGTAACAACACGGTCCGATAGAGGGACCGATCGCCAGATGCATGTGCTCCGGTTTTGCTCCAAATTCATTCACACAAGACCGAATGGTTTCTGCCACGATGCCGCCCACGGCGCCGCGCCATCCGGCGTGAATGGCCCCAACCACTCCCCTGGCTTTCTCGACAAGCAGCACCGGGACACAATCCGCCGTGCGCACAACCACGAGGGTCTCAGGCTGATTGGTAACCAAGGCGTCACCCTCGGTCTGCTCTAATGTTCCTAGCCCTCTATGGGTGTGGATGACGACCACCCGGGTACTATGGATTTGCTTGAGCGCGACGACAGCAGGAAAATCCCGCGGCCCACTCGCAATGTGCCCGAGTTCTATATGGGTGGCTAATCCTACCGGCGTACTCCGGGTCCCGAAGAAATGCCGCACGGGGATCATATCACTCGTCAATCCGTCATCAGACACTCCGGACCCCTTTGGGAAGGAACCTTTCTCCATGTTCATGGGATTAGTTCTCCGCTTTCCTCCGTAAAAAAGTCGGCACATCCCAATCATCATCCACCAGCAGACTGGTCTTTTCAGGAACCGGCCTGGCAGTCGCCTGTCGTCGCATATAGGTGGGTCGGTCGAGATCCTCAGAACCGTTGCTAGCCCCATTTTCCGCAGGCACGGCCACCAATGCGGGTTTTTTAACAGGCTCCACAACAAGAGTCGGTTGATGCGCATTGGAAAACCGCATGACCGACTCGGTCTGTTCGAATCCTGTGGCAATGACCGTCACGGTCAATTCATCCCCTAGCTCGGGATTAATGACCTGACCTACGATGATATTGGCTTGAGGATCTGCCGCTTCCCTGGCAATATTGGACGCTTCGTTGACTTCATGCAACGTGAGATTGGGGCCCCCTGTAATATTCAACAACAACCCTCTTGCCCCTTCCACGCTTCCATCTTCCAGCAAGGGGCTGGCAATGGCTAGTCTGGCGGCATCGCTGGCTCGCGTCGGACCCCGACCCGTTCCCATCCCCATCACCGCACGCCCGGAATAGCCCATGACGGTTCGCACATCGGCGAAATCCACATTGACCAAACCCGGAGTGGTAATAACATCAGAAATGCCTTGAATGGCCTGACGCAACACATCATCCGCAATCTTAAACGCCTCCACAAGCGGGGTACTTTTATCGACCATTCCCAGGAGTTTCTGGTTGGGAATGATCAAGAGGGAATCCACATATTTTTTCAATTCACGGATCCCTTCTTCGGCAAAGCTGGTCCGCCGGTTCCCCTCATATTGGAAGGGTTTGGTCACTACCCCGACCGTGAGAATGCCCAACTCTTTGGCAATTTTTGCGGCAACGGGAGCACCGCCCGTGCCCGTTCCACCACCCATACCTGCCGTGACAAAGACCATATCCGATCCTTCCAGGGCTTCACGGATCTGGTGTTCACTTTCCATTGCCGATTCTTTTCCCACCTCCGGCTTGGCTCCTGCCCCCAGGCCCCGCGTCCGCTCCGGACCCAATTGGATTTTGTACGACGCGAGCGAGCGGCCCAGGGCTTGCAAATCGGTATTGGCCACGACAAATTCTACCCGGCTTAAGCCGGCTTCAATCATCGTATTCACGGCGTTGCACCCGGCACCTCCGACACCGACCACTTTGATGTTAATAACCGATTGCTCCTCATCAGACAGTGAAAACATACGACTCCTCCTTTCTACCACTCCCCTGATCGCCCGCGGGGACATTTGATTGATGACTCACCTTGGCTCGCGAAGTAGGCACGGATCCATGATCCTCCTTTCTTGTCATGATTTAAAAAAAGTTCATGATCCATCCCTTCATTTTCCCGACCAGACCACCGGCCCACCGCCCGGATTTTTTGCCTTTGCCGGCTCCCGGTCCCACTAGTTCAAACTCATTTTCGTGACTCACCGAATGGACGATGAGTCCCACAGCCGTCGAGTAGCTTGGGTTACTGACTATTTCCCGTAAACCTTCCACTCCGATCGGCCTCCCTAAACGCACCGACAGATTCAGCACGTGTTCCGCCACCTCGGCCATGCCAGGGAGTAAGGAGGTTCCTCCCGTCAACACGCCTCCAGCCACCAGCATGCCGTCATATCCGGCACGACGGATTTCACGAAGCACGAGCTCGAACATTTCCTCCACCCGTGGGGAAAGAATTTCCGCGACCAATGCTCGAGGCATCACCCGGGGCGGTCGTCCTCCGACACTCGGCACTTCAATGCCTTCGTCCTCATTCACCAAGAGACTACTGGCCACCCCATATTTCAGTTTAATTTTCTCCGCCTCCTCCGGTGCGGTTTTCAATCCCATGGCCAGATCCCCGGTGAGATGGCTCCCTCCGATGGGAAGAACTGCCGAGTGCCGGATACATCCCTCGACAAAGATCGCGATATCGGTGGTGCCTCCCCCGATATCCACCATCACAACCCCCAGGTCTTTTTCCTCATGGGTCAGCACAGCCGCGCTGGAGGCTAACGGCTGTAAAACAATATCGACGACATCCAATCCCGCCCGGCTGACACACCGGATAAGGTTTTGTGCCGAGGTGACCGCTCCCGTCACAATATGCACATCGACTTCCAACCGTGATCCCGCAATGCCTAATGGATCCCGAATTCCTTCCTGATCATCCACGATAAATTCCCGAGGAAGCACATGAAGAATTTGGCGGTCCGGAGCCGGCACGGCACAGGCGCGTGCGGTATCAACGGCCCGACGGACATCCGCCTTGGTCACTTCTCGTTTTTTTAAGGCCACCACCCCTTGCGCACTTTCACTCCCGATATGGCTCCCCGCAATCCCCGTATATACCGAATTGATTTGAACCGCCGACATCAATTCTGCTTCCTCCACGGCCCGCTTGATGGACTCCACCGTACTGTCCATGTTGACGACCATGCCTTTTCTCAACCCGTTCGAACGATGTGAGCCCACCCCGATCACATGAATAGAGCGATCATCCTGGATTTCCCCGACCACCGCACAAATTTTTGTTGTCCCGATATCCAGTCCCACGACAATGTGTTCTTTTTTGGTCATGTCCTATAGTGTCCTCTTGCGAAAAATGACTTTTTGAGCAAATCGCAAATCCACTTCTTGCGACCGACCTTCAATTTTATCCTTCACGGTGGGATACAACACCAAAAATCGTTGCCACTGGTCCTCCACCTCACGCCCGAATTGAAACCGGACATTGGGGAGATCCACGATCGTTGTATGAGGTTGAGACACATCAATCCGAGGTCTGCCCGAAAACTGCTGGGACAGCAACGCAGCAATGTAAATGCCCTGCTTGGCGCGTCGATGACCTTCGGCTTGATGCTGTGTCATAAATGCGGAGGTCACCCCATCAACAATGGGCAATGTCGTCCCTGCCTGGACCTTTCCTTTCGGCAACAGATACCCTTCTGCATCCAGATAATAGGGTTCGGTTGGTGATCCAAAGACCGCCGCCGGCTGACGCTCAGTCACCTGGATCACCAGTGAATGGGGTAACACCCGCTCAAAGGCGACCGACCCAATCCAAGGATGCGATTCCAACCTGGTCGCGAGCAGCTCTGAATCCACAGAGAACAAACTGGTCTGCGGCGCCAAGTCCAGCTTCGCCAGAACTTCATCTCGCGTGACTCGATCCAGACCCACAACCGTGATCTGTTGGATTTCCGTCCACTCATCCGCCCACCGCATCACCTGACGTCCGCCCACCGCAACCACCACGATAAGACAGGCCAGGACACCTCCGATCACAACGCGCCGGACCCGCAAGGCTGTCGATGACGACTTGGCTTTCCCCGATCCTACGGTTTTTTTAAGGGGCCGGTTTTTTCGGGGCCGTTTCGTGTTTAGGGATTCTCCCGATATCATGACGCAGAACTCCTGGTGCTCCTAATTTTCCCGGATGACGATATCATCCTTTTCGGTAGAGCCTCACCCAATATCCGTTCAACCAGATCATCATAGTCCCACCCGATCTGTGCGGCTGCCATGGGAAGCAAACTCCGTTCAGTCATGCCGGGAATGGTGTTCAATTCGAGAATATAGGGACGTCCGTTGGTATGAATGCGAAAATCGACTCGAGCGGCACCGCGACACCCTAACGCGTGATAGGCACGAAGGCTGTAATCACGGAGAGCGGTTTCCAGCTTTGAAGAAAGCGAAGCCGGACACACATAACGAGTGGCCGCCTTTCCATATTTGGCCGTAAAATCGTAAAAGCCCCCGGGAACGATGATTTCTACACCGGGCAGGACCTCATTGCCAAAAACGCCCACCGCCACTTCACGACCCGGAATATATTTTTCCACTACCGCCTGCTCTCCGTATCGATAGGCTTCTTGCAAGGCCTCCTTCCATTGGGATGGCTTGCGAACGATCGAGACACCAAACGTCGATCCCTCGGCACAAGGCTTTACCACCACAGGCAAGCCTAAGCCGGGAGGAGGACGAACCGGAATCATTTTCCCGGATACGGTCATACCCGGCGGGACCGGTACCTTGGCAGCCTCAAGGACCACGCGCGTCAATCCCTTGTTCATGCAGACGGCACTCGCAGTCACGCCCGATCCGGTGTACGGCATCTTCATGACTTCCAACATCCCTTGAACTGTGCCATCTTCCCCTCCCGGTCCATGCAAGGCGAGAAAGGCCACCGAAATTTTCTTTGCCCGGATCTGATGCGGCAATGTGTCATCCACTTCAATGGGGATCACCGTATACCCCCGTCGTTTCAACGCATCGCAGATTGAACGCCCCGTCTTGAGCGAAATCTCTCTCTCAGCTGAAGATCCACCCATCAGCACACCGATTCGCAAAGATTTCTGTGTCATCATTCTCTGTGTCTTCACCTTGTGATAAGCCTTTCACTTTGACTACTTTTCTTTGTCACCACCAACAATCCCGGCATCTCTACGATTCTCCAATGATTTTCCATTCAAGCTGAAGACGGACCCCAAACTTTTTCGCCACGGTTTGCCGGACTTTTCGAATCAAGGCCAAGACCTGGTCGGCGGTGGCCGCTCCTCTATTCACAATAAAATTGGCATGTTTGGTCGAAACTTCAGCGTCTCCAATCCGCACACCCTTTAATCCTGCGGCTTCAACGAGTCGTCCGGCAGAATCTCCAGGCGGGTTTTTAAACACGGACCCGGCATTCGGAAGGGTTAACGGTTGGGTCTCGCGCCGGTACCGCAGATAGGTTTTGGTTTTCGCTTCAACCTGCGCTTTATCCGAGAGAGCCAACTGGACCCACGCGCCAACGACAACGCCTTTGGGGAGCGTCGCCTTCCGATAGGTAAATGACATGTTGGAAGACTCAATTCGCACGCGATGTCCACGAAGATTCACCAAATCAACGGCATGCAAGACCTCCTGCATTTCCCCCAACCGCGTTCCGGCATTCATCACCACCCCTCCACCGACGGTTCCCGGAATTCCAGCCGCCCACTCCATTCCGGACAGATGATGGCCCACCGCGAACTGCATTAACCTGGGCAACCGCACACCCGCCTGGGCATATACCATGTGACCGGCCTCCTCATGTATCCCGGACAAGTGTTTCAATTGCATAACAATGCCTCGAATCCCTTTATCGCGAACGACCACATTGGTCCCGCCCAACACCACGAAGGGAATCCCTTCTGTCCGAGCCCCCACGAGCACGCGTATGACGTCTTCCACGTCCAGGGGAAAGACCAGGACATCCGCGGGGCCTCCCACCTGCAACGACAGAAGAGGCGCCAGGGATTCGTTCCAGTGGACTTCTCCGTGCACATGCTGCACGGCTCGTTGAAGCCGTTTTGCTGTCAGTGTCAGCCGGCCGGTCTTCATCTGTACAACCCTCGACTTTCATGACTCACCACATTCGGTTACAACGATTCCAATAATTCAGTTCCGACTTTCCAGACATCCCCCGCGCCAAGGGTCAACAGGATATCGCCCTCACGAAGCTCCTCACGCAATTTGGTGATCAAACCGGTGTCACGATTGAGCCATTGGACAGAAGGATGACCAGACGCCCGAATGGTGTCGGCCATCATTTGTCCGGTGATCCCGGGGATCGGCGCCTCACCCGCCGGATAGATATCCATGACATACACGCGATCCGCCTGTTCGAACGCCTTGGCGAACTCATCGGCCAGGTCCCTCGTTCTTGAAAACCGATGCGGTTGAAATACCACGATCAACGGGCGCTGCCACGCGGCTCGGGCAGCCGCCAGCGTGGCACGAATCTCGGTTGGATGGTGCCCATAGTCGTCCACCACCACAATGCCGTTTTTTTCTCCACGAATCTGAAACCGCCGCTCGACTCCGGCAAAGGCGGCCAACCCTGCCCGGATCAAATCCACAGGTACGTCCAATTCCAATGCCACCCCGATGGCCGCTAACGCATTGGCCACGTTATGCACACCAGGGATTCGAATGCGGAAAGGCCCGAGCTTTTGATCCCGGTAATGCGCCCGAAATTCCACACCCATCGCTTTGGTTTCAATATCCGTCGCAAACAAATCGGAGGTCAGCACACCCGAAAAATCACTCATGCCATACGTGTGGTATCGCTTCACCACCCGGGGCAGGAGCTTGCGAATCCAGGGATCATCGGCACACACAATCGCCACGCCGTAGAATGGAATTTTATTGATAAATTCTAAAAACGCCTCTTGAAGACCTTCCATGTTTCCGTAATGATCGAGATGCTCACGGTCGATATTCGTCACGACCACGATTGAAGGCGACAACCGCAAAAACGACCCGTCACTCTCGTCGGCTTCCGCGATCAGCAGATCACTCCGCCCTAAACGCGCATGGGTCCCCATGGCATTGACCTTGCCCCCAATCACGAATGTGGGATCGAGGCCGGCTTGCGCAAGAATCGATGCGACCATCGACGTCGTAGTGGTTTTTCCATGAGCGCCCGCAATGGCAATGCCATACTTCAATCGCATCAGCTCTGCCAGCATTTCCGCTCGCGGAATGACCGGGATCACTTTGGCCCGGGCCGCACGAATTTCCGGATTGGACCCAGCTATGGCCGATGACACCACCACGACTTGTGCCCCTTCCACGTTCGATTCCTGATGCCCGATAAACACCGTGCCCCCTAATTCCTCTAACCGTCGGATCGTGTCAGACGACCCCACATCGGAGCCGGTCACCTTATACCCTAGCGTGAGGAGCACCTCTGCGATGCCACTCATTCCACTTCCCCCGATACCGACCAAATGAATGTGCTGAATTTTTCGAAACATAATGTTTTAGACTTCCAGGGTTGAAGGGAGGATCATTGAAGACGGTCAGTTGATGCGCCCACCGCCGGGCACGCATGGCCTGTAAGTCTGGCGGTACAGTCTCAATACCGGGTCGTTCCACCGGGCTCGCGACTTCATCACAAGCCTCGCGTAGGACACGACGACTATTCTGGATCTACCAGACGTGGCCCTGACAGCACATATTCTTCATTCCCTGTAAGAGTCCCTCCTCATTAAAGATTGAATAGGTTCAGACAATGGTTTCCTCTTTGACTCTTTTGCTTGTTCATCCGTACCATTTTTTCCCATCATGCCTGTATTTCACGTCGCGACCGGATGCCTCACCAGCAGGAGGCATTGATTCACCATCTGCTCTGTGGCGTTGACTTTTCTGAGAGCCCAGCTCTGTCGTGCCATTTCCTGGAGGTGGGGAATATCCGACATCCATCGTTCAATTTCTTCTGCCAGGCGCTGCCCGGTGAGGTCGGCTTGCAAGAGCACTCGAGCCGCTCCCGCCGCTTCCATGGACCTGGCATTCATTTCCTGATGATTGTGCGTCGCCTGGGGAAACGGGA
The Nitrospiraceae bacterium DNA segment above includes these coding regions:
- a CDS encoding YggS family pyridoxal phosphate-dependent enzyme → MFLLKDGDVSNSITHRIQIIQENIRQAAIRVGRDPSGIRLVAATKTVPAVDLEEAYRAGVQIFGENRLQEAQEKRQILGPREDLVWHFIGRMQRRKLKDLVGNFSMLHSVESLEQAESINALAGKLGIQQAVLLEVNVGGEASKGGFISQEVEAGIEQLDRLPHLEIQGLMTLPPWKENPEDVRPYFTQVCRLRDGLARQTWRRVRMTELSMGMSHDYEIAIEEGATMVRIGTAIFGSRGKAVSPGTLE
- a CDS encoding acyltransferase, whose amino-acid sequence is MQPSSLLTIPSSSQAPLTTSLPSTGLLSPYHQQSEGTTSYRPEINGLRAIAVLWVVLYHAQLHIAGIDFFQGGFLGVDIFFVISGYLITGILLREMACNRFTFMDFYERRVRRIIPALLTVMGISIPFAWIWMLPKQFQEYAESILASLLFGSNIFFWNSDSYHAEASALKPFLHTWSLSVEEQYYVLFPIVLFLAWKFLRPTIGILLGLGLLTSLLLANWGSQRHPVAAFYLLPTRGWELFAGAWLANLEFKNGRRIPSALHDYLPGVGLALVLYSLLFLNAQVKHPSFWTVLPVAGTMLLIWSAGKRDIVSSLLASKPLVAIGVISYSLYLWHQPVLAFARIHTPTMLSFSDKVGLILMVFLLAITTWWLIETPFRNRLLIKTRTLWGSIVACTAILFGFGWYGFQSGGIPERFPENMQKLVRPQHTSWGTLAQDGEPCLGRSVASACQFINNPQHTTWMLVGDSHLEALGPTMLESVTLRHENLIDLTMEGACHYGRGIKVMAEGSDRQCSFAYNGQRSDFLLQHPPAILIIGGRLPLILRGEAFDNTEGGVEPYGNRRIHLENGLNNDFPHIKQVLVQNLNDLIQHGHKIILLYPIPEVGWDVPTTVYKKVQLSPTAQKLATFFQSGGVSTSYAVFQRRTQEAYSIYDALGEHPNVLRVYPEKLFCNTKALGRCLTHDEMEVFYADDDHPSKTGAKMIVDELMKAAKEKWHESI
- the ftsZ gene encoding cell division protein FtsZ — encoded protein: MFSLSDEEQSVINIKVVGVGGAGCNAVNTMIEAGLSRVEFVVANTDLQALGRSLASYKIQLGPERTRGLGAGAKPEVGKESAMESEHQIREALEGSDMVFVTAGMGGGTGTGGAPVAAKIAKELGILTVGVVTKPFQYEGNRRTSFAEEGIRELKKYVDSLLIIPNQKLLGMVDKSTPLVEAFKIADDVLRQAIQGISDVITTPGLVNVDFADVRTVMGYSGRAVMGMGTGRGPTRASDAARLAIASPLLEDGSVEGARGLLLNITGGPNLTLHEVNEASNIAREAADPQANIIVGQVINPELGDELTVTVIATGFEQTESVMRFSNAHQPTLVVEPVKKPALVAVPAENGASNGSEDLDRPTYMRRQATARPVPEKTSLLVDDDWDVPTFLRRKAEN
- a CDS encoding YggT family protein, whose protein sequence is MFIAGNVLQAIATILDTILWIYMWVIIIRALISWVNPDPWNPIVQFLERVTEPVLSQIRRRVGMLGLGIDLSPIIAILIIMFFQIAVVASLKDLAIRMH
- a CDS encoding DivIVA domain-containing protein, translating into MKITPLDIQHKVFDTQWRGYHKTQVDQFLEEIAESVEELTKDNLVLKEKLSGKDDEVGQLKRAETTLTSTLISTQSFVDQLKHGAQRDADLLVKEAELKAEEILAQSRAELAEMRRMISTLKQQRALVLDRLRLTLSSFHRLVEIEERPDDAFEGEGEPEMSAERASHREAG
- the pgeF gene encoding peptidoglycan editing factor PgeF, whose translation is MNMEKGSFPKGSGVSDDGLTSDMIPVRHFFGTRSTPVGLATHIELGHIASGPRDFPAVVALKQIHSTRVVVIHTHRGLGTLEQTEGDALVTNQPETLVVVRTADCVPVLLVEKARGVVGAIHAGWRGAVGGIVAETIRSCVNEFGAKPEHMHLAIGPSIGPCCYEVDEQVINPLRSKYPAWPGVLQETHEGKGVLDLKQLIYHQIRAGGVPDSQIGRVDHCTRCRDDLFYSYRREGQVNGTMYSGIILPAA
- a CDS encoding serine hydrolase, with translation MDQTDPIVRLLLEGIHSQVFPGAVLFVRHQGYIRMHYAVGLTSGLPDAYPVQLQTIYDLASLTKPLATASAILLLAQDGHLDLATSIDTWLPETKNFPLGRVRLKDVLSHQSGLPAWRPFYRSFPPALPSDVPSRQERAKAFLELILKEPIESAAPPKSLYSDLGYMVLGFIVERITNQSLDDFCRSRIYGPLHASPLGYRGPNVPPTLDSSIGGCAPTEPDPWRGRLLQGEVHDENAFALGGIAGHAGLFGTAEAVGQVTQAWLKSYKGNSGVFDSHLVKQFVAAQPGTSWALGWDTPSRPSSSGQWFSPESFGHLGFTGTSIWIDPTRELEVIFLSNRVHPTRDNQAIKTFRPKLHDAIIQELSGHG